The proteins below come from a single Anaerolineae bacterium genomic window:
- a CDS encoding sulfite oxidase-like oxidoreductase has translation MARIPPGQRVVNKLPVLHVGPIPPFDPETWNLRIFGRVQEEVTFTYQDILQMPLVRVVADVHCVTGWSVLDTVWEGVSPKDLLKKVKLLPDARFVVVHCEYGYTTNLPLEAFLDDDVVLAYRLNGVTLPPEHGYPLRLVVPKRYFWKSAKWVRALEFTAEDRPGYWEQRGYHNNADPWKEERYGV, from the coding sequence CCCAGTCCTGCACGTGGGACCAATCCCCCCCTTTGACCCAGAAACCTGGAACCTGCGTATCTTCGGCCGAGTTCAGGAAGAGGTCACTTTTACCTACCAGGATATCCTCCAGATGCCTTTGGTCCGCGTGGTGGCTGATGTCCACTGCGTTACCGGTTGGAGCGTGCTGGATACGGTGTGGGAGGGAGTTTCCCCAAAGGATCTACTCAAAAAGGTAAAGCTGCTCCCGGATGCGCGCTTTGTGGTAGTGCACTGTGAATACGGCTACACCACAAATTTGCCCCTGGAAGCTTTTCTGGACGATGACGTGGTGCTCGCCTACAGGTTGAATGGGGTTACCCTCCCGCCTGAACACGGTTACCCACTCCGGCTTGTGGTCCCGAAACGGTATTTCTGGAAGAGCGCTAAATGGGTACGGGCACTGGAGTTCACCGCCGAGGACAGGCCCGGCTACTGGGAACAGAGAGGTTACCACAACAATGCTGACCCATGGAAGGAGGAGCGCTACGGAGTGTAA